DNA sequence from the Puntigrus tetrazona isolate hp1 chromosome 2, ASM1883169v1, whole genome shotgun sequence genome:
TATCTAGACCTTTCCAACATCGCCGTTTTGAGCAACGTTCGCTAATATTTAAGTGAAACGACTCGCACTGCGAAATCAAAAAGGTAACCCGCACATcttaaatgcaaacaaacatcaTAAGTGTGTGCATTGTTCAAATTCGGTTTATTTATAGTACATTCAATTCCAAAACAGTCAACCAAGCTTGTAAAAACAAAGTGAAAATTCGAGCAAATTAAAAGCAATCCTATGCAGTTGTTCTTTAACCCTTGTAAAGGGACTGGGTTCATTCCATAGAGAATCAGACCCCCCCCCTCCCTCCTAGCCAATGGGAGTGGCCAAACACAGTCGTCACACCGCGTCCTTTTCTATTCACCTCCAACTCCGCAGATCATACAACAACATGAGGTGTCTCTGTGTGAATATTCTGAGTGCACGtggtatttatattttcaccaaaaaagtaataaaaaaaaaaatactaatcaCCTTGCTCTGTTGAGTCCCTAAAATCACTTAAGAATCGTGTGGCATAACATTAGTTTTAAAACGGAATTAATCTCTTGTAATATATTCAGCATTAATGAAGAGCGAAGAATGTGTGTCACGTCATTTCAACCAGCCTTACTCTACAACCAGAAACACAACTGATATGCAAATAGAATCCGTAAGAGAAATAGTCCCTGATCGCATCAAAGAATAAGAATTTCCTCATAACCTTCTTCGGTACCTGAACGCGACGTGAATTTTGACCTTTTTACCTCACGTTGTAAATCGTACGGGGTAGACATTTCGGATTTTACActgacgagagagagagaagggataACTACGATGAAATGATTTCCTAACCAAAATGCTAAAGGATTTAGCAGTGATATATTTTCAGAGCAACAGGCATCGGCTCCTTTGAGTTCAGACCGATCGGGtcctaaactaaaaataaattaacaagcATTCACGCTATAGCATAAGTCAGAGCATAGGTATATAGTCTCTGTGCGAGTAAAAGGTGCCAGCACATGAATGGCAACATTGGGAGTGTGAGatgattcttctttttttttgttaaaaagtaaataaaagagaGATAAATAGGGCAGACGGTGTCCATGAGGGTAGTATGGTAGTGGTGCATTTATAATATGCCGTGGATGGTTTGGGTGAGGGAGGGCACAATGAGGTGGATGATCAGAAACGGATGAAGGTGGCATCTATCTGCCTGACACTGGGAAGAGCCAACATGATCTTGCGTCTGTACTGAGGGTCCTTCTGCAGAGGGTTTCTCTCCAGATAGACAGTCTCTAGACCTTTGGCGTTCTTGAGCTCGTCCAAGTCTGCCCAGTTATCGATTTGGTTGTCATTCATCTGTataaaaggaatgaaaaaaagcaGCGTTTAAGCAATACTTTGCTATTTTTAGatgttgttgaaaaaaaatatgcagtatAAGTTACtctaaaagtacaatttttacTTATAATGCCATTTAAATGGTACggttacggttgaaccactgatggactCTTCTgaagatgtctttcatacttttttttttttcttctggggTTCTCAAGTTTTCAAacctgcagtgttttttttaaattgtagagCGCCCTCTTATGCGTGTAAATATCAAGAGCATTTTGATtcatgacttttttaaaaatagaaaaatatttaattaaacggTATTAAATTTATGTTTGATCTCATAAATGCAGCCTGATTAATAGCAAACTCACTATTAATTATTTGCTTATTGGCGTGCCTGATACTAACATGTActttattagtactaataaacgGCGTATAtgttctgcatgaccatattctacatccataatcctacctaatacctaaatttaaaaaCTACTAATATGCAGTAATTTATgagtttgaggcaaaagttaTAGTTAAGGTTAATGAGAATTGgacctaaaaataaagtgtgcccgattaaaaaaaaaaaaacaagccttaTTGATcgcaaacttttaaaaaaggtttttaaaatatctatgtAGCGTGCCATAAAATACACCAACAATTaacctgtctttttttcttacccAAAATTCTTTTAATTCAGTCAAATGGCTGAtattttcaatcttttttaTCCTGTTTGCAGCGATATCCAAGGTTGTCAGctttttctgaaaaagaaagggaaGAAGATGAAAGACACGTTTAAACGAGAACTAAAATATTCTGGGGcaggtaaaaataaaaccactgaTGTGACGACAGATCAGAACACAGACGTCTCCTGCGGAGTAAAGGTGCAGCGGAGAACAGAGGACTTCAGCATAGCTGGAGAAACGggaacattaaacacaaaactgcCAGATTCGAGCCTCACAGCTTCTTAACGTGCATTTTAAGAGGGGCCTCGCAATTTTGCtacttataaatattatttagtgcGAACATTCTGCGCGTAAATTTAGAACTGACAGGAAAACGTAATCGCAACTGTAGGTAGCAATGGTAGATCTTACGTTGTTTTCTAGGCCCTCAATGACTTCAATGCCATTATGACTCAAGTAAAGCTCTCGCAGATTCCCAAGATTTTGGAGTCCTTCCAACTTCGTGATGCGGTTACTCTGTCAGACAGGAACAGATGTTAAGATCagcagagaagaaagaagaagaaaaaaatatttgggcACAAACTCACCTGGATGCTGAGAACCGTTAGACTGTGCAATCCATCAAGGTTCTGTAGCTGAGTGATTTTATTTGTGCCGAGGAACAAACTCTCCAAAGTAGCAAGAGAATCCAGATTCTCAATCACCTAACATTTGCATAACAATGTAAGCATTTGCATACATAAAATTCAGGCCAGGACACAGAGAAGTACTAAACAGTGAGCAGGGAAGAACACGTAAAGAGCAGATGTGGTCTTGGACGTCTCACCCTGATGCGGTTAGAGCCCAGCTCAAGCATCTGGAGGATCGTCAGCTGATCGAGGTTGGCAATGCTTGTAATCTTGTTATGAAGCAGGAAGAGCTTCTTGATTTTTGTGAGAGATTCCAATCCTTCGATCTTCCTCAGTAAGTTGAACGATACGTCTAGCTGCCTGTAAACCACAAaggagaaaaatacaaatacaacaaTCAAAAATTAACATACAAACTAAAGAAATACATAGAATCCTTTgcgtattttttttctaaaaaaaatgacattttccttTCTGGTGCtctctattttctttttcagcattttcccCCTGCATGACCGATTTGCTGtatacatttctttgaaatattaattcagcAGCCCTTCCCCCAAAAAACAATCATGCATGCTAAATTACATTTCCTTTTAAGATCTTTACTGAAGAAAACTAAAAGGCTTCTTCACCAAGAATATCATAATAGATCTGAatgcaaaaattttaaatatgcttttcataaatgtggttttatttactattaattcaGGTTATGTACACTACTgctcatgtgtgttttttttaaataaaataaaaatgaaagccaTGGATTGCAAAATtaacttttagatttttatgccatttgtttatttgatgaatCTTCTGCGGCTGTTGAAGACTCCAATCTTCTGTGTCACaggatcattcagaaatcattgtaaattATGACACTTTTGATAACTTGAACATAACATGGtagtatataaaaacattttaaggtcTGTACATAATAATAAGCATCATATTTTACTTACTCAAGCTCTGTAAGGGCCTGAAGATTCTCTAGTTTGCGGATCTGGTTGTCATAAAGATCAAGTTCCCTCAGTGAGACGAGGCTGTCCAAGTTCTCAATGCGTTTGATGAGATTTTGTCTAAGAGAAATTGTCTGATAAcggaaaccaaaaaaattactCAATTTAATATCTGTAACTGGGCACAATTAAAACCAGTACTCCAAATAAGCAAAATACTCTCACCTTAGCCTTCCGAAGAACCTCCAGACCCTCAATCTTCCCAATGCGACAATGGACGAGATCCACATCCTAAATAATTAACACACAGTGAATCGTACTGCTAATAACATCATTTGTCTAACCATCCAAAGGCTGACTGTCTAACCTCTTCATCTGGGTCTAAGGTTATGGTATCCATGTCAACAGGTGACTCCTCAGGTACTAAAAAGGGAAGCGAGAGAAGCGGTAAGGAAACGGATCACAGTTTTAACAGTTATCCTCAAACCAAAGTGGCCTCACCAGTCGAAGG
Encoded proteins:
- the ppp1r7 gene encoding protein phosphatase 1 regulatory subunit 7 isoform X1 codes for the protein MATLSVGEPQEMEVDRRGESEESGDDETKRKSLNGEVDSLQAPSTVPEESPVDMDTITLDPDEEDVDLVHCRIGKIEGLEVLRKAKTISLRQNLIKRIENLDSLVSLRELDLYDNQIRKLENLQALTELEQLDVSFNLLRKIEGLESLTKIKKLFLLHNKITSIANLDQLTILQMLELGSNRIRVIENLDSLATLESLFLGTNKITQLQNLDGLHSLTVLSIQSNRITKLEGLQNLGNLRELYLSHNGIEVIEGLENNKKLTTLDIAANRIKKIENISHLTELKEFWMNDNQIDNWADLDELKNAKGLETVYLERNPLQKDPQYRRKIMLALPSVRQIDATFIRF
- the ppp1r7 gene encoding protein phosphatase 1 regulatory subunit 7 isoform X2 produces the protein MLLLWDEVDRRGESEESGDDETKRKSLNGEVDSLQAPSTVPEESPVDMDTITLDPDEEDVDLVHCRIGKIEGLEVLRKAKTISLRQNLIKRIENLDSLVSLRELDLYDNQIRKLENLQALTELEQLDVSFNLLRKIEGLESLTKIKKLFLLHNKITSIANLDQLTILQMLELGSNRIRVIENLDSLATLESLFLGTNKITQLQNLDGLHSLTVLSIQSNRITKLEGLQNLGNLRELYLSHNGIEVIEGLENNKKLTTLDIAANRIKKIENISHLTELKEFWMNDNQIDNWADLDELKNAKGLETVYLERNPLQKDPQYRRKIMLALPSVRQIDATFIRF
- the ppp1r7 gene encoding protein phosphatase 1 regulatory subunit 7 isoform X3 — translated: MATLSVGEPQEMEVDRRGESEESGDDETKRKSLNGEVDSLQAPSTVPEESPVDMDTITLDPDEEDVDLVHCRIGKIEGLEVLRKAKTISLRQNLIKRIENLDSLVSLRELDLYDNQIRKLENLQALTELEQLDVSFNLLRKIEGLESLTKIKKLFLLHNKITSIANLDQLTILQMLELGSNRIRVIENLDSLATLESLFLGTNKITQLQNLDGLHSLTVLSIQSNRITKLEGLQNLGNLRELYLSHNGIEVIEGLENNLC